The following proteins come from a genomic window of Natronosalvus vescus:
- a CDS encoding right-handed parallel beta-helix repeat-containing protein, translating to MIGSVVAPVAAAGGIGVDAPAQSESGFDSLTDTTILQESSTDDDSSSTDSGEEPDDGSSDSGESGQVQTISASDASCDLTVESGESIQSAIATADWGEKICVDAGTYEEDLWIDTGGVTLVANGEVTLIPDEETWTGVYVNASGVTVEGLEVREFSRGIHVASETSNVEIRENLLTANDVGVNLAAVTGTVVDANTITNNSENGIIFAGFSAQENVEITNNTITHNEYHAINAIASTGSNGATGTLVSGNTISNNTGSSTSPAITFRRSSDTIVVDNDIQHDGQIAIDFRDYSYDALIERNTITNTSRGIHLGDVSSIVIRDNDIEGLTASAIWMRASSSIEIVDNRLDGNQQGIRSGGLDTLLVENNTVSSERTDLSLSSTTDATVLENEFATGVQITSGTNEQEMDHFLHEFDDNTVGGDTLVYVRDVDGVTIDPSSHPDAGQIIVANSTNVEISNFELAGTVAAIQLGVTDGTVVTNNKIEDGNEGGPGGIVDMGSTGTIIEHNDVSTVMYGIRLVGGTENVVRENTVSDTWGPGGDAYTFGILVERYGTDHEVRDNTVTGSYSDGIHVANRAHGTLVEGNTLEANGRHGLQIRWNAHDSVVRDNEISGNNDYGIYLERAERTVVEGNDVFENTLGIVAGRDADDLLIEDNAVTDNSRQGIQLEPPGAFSSGDAPYNATIRHNVITDNGHEGILLDEAADATITGNTIVDNGHVDPTWSYITYGNGIELRDAVDATVAENTIEGSVVDGLVVGAGSANAILSNNTVADSGERGIYVDAGNATLRDNAIAGNPEGVVSGGDEVDARWNWWGDVSGPSGGESDPVNGTIADGSGDSVGENVRFDPWLAADPDADPFFEVTIDSTNAPVEAGESITVDVTVLNTGAESTGSIELEDFDRTVVDTATDVELESGEQTTIQLSWSTDETDVGLGDVTVRSDDDADRAPVAIQSGGAVELEECAAIHFAGTYTLAGDLTGSQTCIEITADDVEIDGQGHTLEGVGVVDDGTQYGIYVNDADNVSISDVTIDGWDTGLYVAGNDGVFTDVLVENGGTGAEFGNADDNEVTNLTVRYTENRALTVGGFSHIPASGNTFTNVTAYDTERSGGGFDPGAINLGWAASNNEFVGVNASNNTAGIRTASGSSSNTLVDVEAHDNDRYGLNLESSNGDVFDGVKVSGNGWHGIRINGDWNSLSNVTATDNDGTAIYLTSVSTDPSVVGNSLDSVLVEDTDGNGIGLSNAVGTEFTDVTIVNSTGNAVDMRSEANHNTFTGLSIHGGESNAVYLDPGQYDNNDDNTFKDVTISDNQGGMSLFADRTTVTNLTAKDIGGTALSLSGSATDSVVTDVSISNVSTGVGMSGSPTNNEVSNVSITDAGTGLSVSGADNHLSNVTVTDSATDVSVGPTTNTTFERIHLEGSTLSFDGQDVTIDGTSVPETMPETGYPIDAYVNVTANGDAPLLTELGFHYDEADVDGLDEATLELWRYDDSGTWESASEASYDVGVDTDERFVYATNVTEVSTFGVFADTSPQASITHPSLSDEEVVQGESVTVTAQVTNVGLADGELTIPLEVNGQAVANETVTLDVDESETVSITHVFDESGEFDVSIDGLSVGTVTVLASADVLIYGADADETAVTLEETITVTADLYNSGDVPDEHTVNLTADGDVVDETTVTVDQGTNPGLVELEWTPTAADLPSGEDSAEFDLGLDGFVVGSVTVVDQYSDIQVIAASTADTELIEGEETYVIGSVYQAGNVEGTEEIELTATHNETGETEVIDSQDVTLAPGYYHLGALNISFTPDEPGHYDLELGDRNAGWVDVEPAESDIQVIAASSTETELIEGEEMHVIGSIYQAGNIEGTEEIELTATHNETGETEVVGTQNVTVAPGYYHLGALNITFTPDEPGHYDLQLGDRNAGWVDVEPAESDIQVIAASTADTELIEGEETYVIGSVYQAGNVEGTEEIELTATHNETGETEVVGTQNVTLAPGYYHLGAINITFTPDEPGHYDLKLGDRNAGWVDVEPAESDIQVIAASTSDVELIEGEETYVIGSVYQAGNVEGTEEIELTATHNETGETEVVGTQNVTLAPGYYHLGGINITFTPDEPGHYDLELGDRNAGWVDVEPAVTDIQVIAASTSDVELIEGEETHVIGSIYQAGNIEGTEEIELTATHNETGETEVVGTQNVTLAPGYYHLGGINITFTPDEPGHYDLELDGRNAGWVDVEEAVTDIQVIAASASDIEISENEETYVVGSVYQAGNIEGTEEIELTATHEDGTETVVGTQDVTLAPGYYHLGALNVTFEPEQSGNYTLELGGTYAGTVYVEEIVTDIQVIAASTADVELIEGEETYVIGSVYQNGSDTATEEIELTATNQETNETHVVGSQEVTVAPGYYHLGAINITFTPDEPGTYDLELDGRNAGFVEVEPAVSDIQVIAASTADTELIEGEETYVIGSIYQAGNVDGTEEIELTATHNETGETEVIASQEVTLAPGYYHLGAINITFTPDEPGHYDLELDGRNAGWVDVEPAESDIQVIAASTADVELIEGEETHVIGSIYQAGNVEGTEEIELTATHNETGETEVVGTQNVTLAPGYYHLGAINITFTPDEPGHYDLELDGRSAGWVDVEPAESDIQVIAASTADVELIEGEETYVIGSIYQAGNIGGTEEIELTATHNETGETEVIASQEVTLEPGYYHLGAINITFTPDEPGHYDLELGDRNAGWVDVEPAESDIRVIAAAATESEIAYGQDTHVVGSVYQAGNIEGTEEIELTATHNETGETEVVGTQNVTLAPGFYHLGALNISFTPDEPGHYDLQLGERNAGWVDVSDPVVEPTIVDVDGYSTETDPATGNGVVYANDDASVTIDVEADLDLTTVTLLIDSLETTYIVPADATHDAGDTWIADVPFGNLPDDGEYALSVIAVDELNHAGTVDADETLVIDREDPTLSVSLEDVTGDDATIIVESDEPLVDAPEIEVTVEDISSSVSTMGDDPSVTIDSSNTDNTTFTGTLTFGDESGEYTVDVIGTDRAGNEGTASTDVVHYPFTLENDVIEIEGLDVQIVLDVVDDVDAAVKAENLALALAESTANANLDDGAHGVGFLQTELPGLLDVHLEGAEIAMPIDEADLPTGFDASDVEMQHYDSATGEWSTVEDTSLDYELGDDPYLVADVSGFSTYGAVIPDTTAPTIDSIGVADGHEFDAGTETVSLEFAYEDDLSGVDVGSIELLVDGELQTDPEQTAIGSSGATHIHQVADGGSYTVILHVADEAGNDATETVTFSVAESDEDDDDADDSDDTDDSDDTDDSDDTDDTDDSDDTDDTDDTDDKDDKDDTDDSDDKDDKDDKDDKDDSDDSDDADDSQDDGGDADGDDSSVDDDPSDTDRDDEAPEDDDDGSPEVDDADEAPEDDDDSIPGFGVVVALIAVLSVLCVRLRGAAIDRSSLA from the coding sequence ATGATTGGGTCAGTCGTCGCACCGGTCGCCGCGGCAGGTGGCATCGGGGTGGACGCGCCAGCGCAGTCGGAGTCCGGGTTCGACTCGCTAACCGACACCACGATACTGCAGGAATCGAGTACGGACGACGACTCGAGTTCGACGGACAGTGGTGAGGAACCGGACGACGGTTCGAGTGACTCAGGTGAATCCGGCCAGGTGCAAACGATATCGGCCAGCGACGCGTCGTGTGACCTGACTGTTGAATCTGGTGAGTCTATTCAGTCGGCGATCGCCACGGCTGACTGGGGTGAGAAGATCTGCGTCGACGCCGGAACCTACGAGGAGGATCTGTGGATCGACACCGGCGGGGTGACGCTTGTCGCGAACGGAGAAGTGACGCTGATTCCCGACGAGGAGACGTGGACCGGTGTCTACGTCAACGCCAGCGGCGTCACGGTCGAGGGCCTCGAGGTTCGGGAATTCTCTCGAGGCATCCACGTGGCGTCCGAGACGAGCAACGTCGAAATCCGGGAGAATCTACTGACGGCGAACGACGTCGGTGTCAATCTCGCGGCGGTCACTGGAACCGTCGTTGACGCCAACACCATTACGAACAACAGCGAGAACGGAATCATCTTCGCCGGGTTTTCAGCCCAGGAAAACGTCGAGATTACGAACAACACGATCACGCACAACGAGTACCACGCGATTAACGCGATCGCTTCGACGGGTTCGAACGGGGCGACCGGAACCCTCGTCTCCGGAAACACCATATCGAACAATACTGGCAGCAGTACTTCACCGGCGATCACGTTCAGGCGCTCGAGCGACACGATCGTCGTCGACAACGACATCCAGCACGACGGTCAGATCGCGATCGACTTCCGTGACTATTCGTACGACGCTTTGATCGAACGAAACACGATTACAAACACCTCGCGAGGCATTCACCTCGGTGACGTCTCTTCGATCGTGATTCGCGACAACGACATCGAGGGTCTGACAGCGTCTGCCATCTGGATGCGCGCGTCGAGTTCGATTGAGATCGTCGACAACCGACTCGACGGTAACCAGCAGGGGATCAGATCCGGGGGACTAGATACGCTCCTCGTCGAGAACAACACGGTCTCGAGCGAGCGAACAGACCTTAGTCTGTCCTCGACAACCGATGCGACGGTTCTCGAGAACGAATTCGCTACTGGAGTTCAGATAACGAGCGGGACGAACGAACAGGAGATGGATCACTTCCTCCACGAGTTCGACGACAACACGGTCGGGGGTGATACGCTCGTCTACGTGCGAGACGTAGACGGTGTGACGATCGACCCCTCTAGTCATCCGGACGCCGGTCAGATCATCGTCGCGAACTCGACGAACGTGGAAATCTCGAACTTCGAGCTCGCCGGCACCGTCGCCGCTATTCAACTCGGGGTGACCGATGGAACGGTCGTCACGAATAACAAGATCGAAGACGGTAACGAGGGCGGGCCGGGTGGTATCGTCGATATGGGCTCAACCGGGACGATAATCGAGCACAACGACGTCTCGACCGTGATGTACGGCATTCGCTTGGTCGGCGGCACCGAAAACGTCGTCCGAGAGAATACGGTGAGCGACACGTGGGGCCCAGGCGGTGATGCGTACACCTTCGGCATCCTGGTCGAGCGGTACGGGACGGATCACGAGGTTCGTGACAACACGGTCACCGGCTCGTACAGCGACGGTATTCACGTCGCGAACCGGGCTCACGGGACGCTGGTCGAGGGCAACACGCTCGAAGCCAACGGCCGACACGGCCTTCAGATCCGGTGGAACGCCCACGACTCTGTGGTTCGAGACAACGAAATCTCCGGTAACAACGACTACGGGATCTACCTCGAACGCGCCGAGCGAACGGTGGTCGAGGGCAACGACGTTTTCGAGAACACGCTCGGGATCGTCGCGGGTCGTGACGCCGACGATCTGCTAATCGAGGACAACGCGGTCACCGACAACAGTCGACAGGGCATTCAACTCGAACCACCAGGCGCATTCTCCTCTGGAGACGCCCCGTACAACGCGACGATTCGCCACAACGTGATCACGGACAACGGCCACGAGGGGATTCTCCTCGATGAGGCCGCGGACGCGACGATCACGGGCAACACGATCGTCGACAACGGACACGTCGATCCGACCTGGTCGTACATCACCTACGGTAACGGCATCGAACTGCGCGACGCAGTCGACGCGACGGTCGCAGAGAACACGATCGAGGGATCGGTCGTCGACGGCCTGGTCGTCGGGGCCGGCTCGGCTAATGCAATCCTGTCGAACAACACGGTTGCCGACAGCGGCGAACGCGGAATCTACGTCGACGCGGGGAACGCGACGCTCCGTGACAACGCCATCGCGGGCAACCCCGAGGGGGTCGTCTCGGGTGGCGACGAGGTCGACGCCCGCTGGAACTGGTGGGGAGACGTGAGTGGGCCCAGCGGCGGCGAGTCGGATCCCGTCAACGGGACGATAGCCGATGGATCGGGCGACAGCGTCGGCGAAAACGTCAGGTTCGATCCGTGGCTCGCCGCAGATCCAGACGCAGATCCCTTCTTCGAGGTGACGATCGACTCGACGAACGCGCCCGTCGAAGCCGGTGAGTCGATCACGGTCGACGTAACCGTCCTGAATACCGGCGCCGAGAGCACCGGGTCTATCGAGCTCGAGGACTTCGACCGCACAGTCGTCGACACGGCCACCGATGTCGAACTCGAGAGCGGTGAACAGACGACGATCCAGCTGTCGTGGTCGACCGACGAGACCGATGTCGGCCTCGGTGACGTGACCGTCCGGAGCGACGACGACGCCGACAGGGCGCCAGTCGCGATCCAATCCGGTGGCGCCGTCGAACTCGAGGAATGCGCCGCGATTCATTTCGCAGGCACCTACACGCTCGCCGGTGACCTCACGGGAAGCCAAACCTGCATTGAGATCACCGCGGACGACGTGGAAATCGACGGGCAGGGCCACACCCTCGAGGGTGTCGGCGTGGTGGACGACGGGACGCAGTACGGGATTTACGTCAACGACGCGGACAACGTCTCAATCAGCGACGTGACGATTGACGGCTGGGACACCGGGTTGTACGTCGCCGGGAATGACGGCGTTTTCACGGACGTACTCGTCGAGAACGGAGGTACTGGCGCGGAGTTCGGTAACGCAGACGACAACGAGGTGACGAACCTCACGGTCAGGTATACCGAGAACCGGGCGCTTACCGTCGGTGGTTTCTCACACATTCCGGCCAGCGGGAACACGTTCACGAACGTCACGGCGTACGACACCGAACGGAGTGGCGGTGGATTCGATCCGGGTGCGATCAATCTCGGATGGGCAGCAAGTAACAACGAGTTCGTCGGGGTGAACGCCTCCAACAACACCGCCGGTATCCGTACGGCAAGCGGTTCGTCGTCGAATACACTCGTGGACGTCGAAGCCCACGACAACGACCGGTATGGGCTGAATCTCGAGTCGTCGAACGGCGACGTCTTCGACGGCGTCAAGGTCTCGGGCAACGGCTGGCATGGGATTCGAATCAACGGCGACTGGAACTCGTTGTCCAACGTGACGGCGACGGATAACGACGGAACGGCGATCTACCTCACGAGTGTGAGCACCGATCCGTCCGTCGTGGGGAACTCACTAGACTCGGTACTCGTTGAAGACACAGACGGAAACGGGATCGGTCTCAGCAACGCCGTGGGAACCGAGTTCACCGACGTTACCATCGTCAACAGCACTGGCAACGCAGTCGACATGCGAAGTGAAGCGAATCACAACACGTTCACCGGCCTCTCGATCCACGGGGGCGAGTCGAATGCCGTCTACCTCGATCCGGGTCAGTACGACAATAACGACGATAACACGTTCAAAGACGTTACCATCTCGGATAACCAGGGCGGTATGTCGCTCTTCGCCGACCGTACGACCGTCACGAACCTGACCGCCAAAGACATCGGGGGAACAGCCCTCAGTCTCTCTGGCTCAGCTACCGACAGCGTCGTTACTGATGTCTCGATCAGCAACGTTTCGACGGGTGTGGGTATGTCCGGAAGCCCAACGAACAACGAGGTATCCAACGTCTCGATCACGGATGCGGGAACTGGTCTCTCCGTTTCCGGGGCCGATAACCATCTGTCGAACGTGACGGTGACCGACAGCGCCACCGACGTTTCGGTTGGGCCCACGACGAACACCACCTTCGAGAGAATCCACCTTGAGGGATCGACGCTCTCGTTTGACGGCCAGGACGTCACTATCGACGGAACGTCGGTACCCGAGACTATGCCCGAAACGGGCTATCCGATCGACGCGTACGTGAACGTGACGGCGAACGGCGATGCGCCTCTCCTGACAGAACTCGGGTTCCACTACGATGAAGCGGATGTCGACGGTCTCGATGAGGCTACACTCGAGCTCTGGCGATATGACGACTCCGGCACTTGGGAGTCGGCGAGTGAGGCGTCCTACGACGTCGGCGTCGACACGGACGAGCGGTTCGTCTACGCGACGAACGTCACCGAAGTCTCCACTTTCGGCGTCTTCGCGGACACCTCGCCCCAGGCGTCGATCACGCACCCGTCGCTGTCGGACGAGGAGGTCGTGCAGGGTGAGTCGGTCACGGTCACCGCACAGGTGACGAACGTCGGGCTCGCCGACGGGGAACTCACGATTCCGCTCGAAGTGAACGGCCAGGCCGTCGCCAACGAGACGGTCACGCTCGACGTCGACGAGTCCGAGACGGTCTCGATCACGCACGTCTTCGACGAGTCGGGCGAATTCGACGTCTCGATCGACGGCCTTTCGGTGGGCACCGTCACCGTCCTCGCGAGTGCCGACGTGCTGATCTACGGAGCTGACGCGGACGAGACGGCTGTGACGCTCGAGGAGACGATCACGGTCACCGCCGACCTGTACAACAGCGGCGACGTACCGGACGAGCACACGGTCAACCTGACCGCTGACGGCGATGTCGTCGACGAAACGACCGTCACCGTTGATCAGGGAACCAACCCCGGCCTCGTGGAACTCGAGTGGACACCGACGGCTGCGGATTTGCCGTCGGGCGAAGATAGCGCCGAGTTCGACCTGGGACTCGACGGATTCGTCGTCGGCTCGGTGACGGTCGTCGACCAGTACTCGGACATCCAGGTGATTGCGGCATCCACTGCTGACACCGAACTGATCGAGGGCGAGGAGACGTACGTGATCGGGTCGGTCTACCAGGCAGGGAACGTGGAGGGAACTGAAGAGATCGAACTGACGGCGACGCACAACGAGACGGGCGAGACTGAGGTAATCGACAGCCAGGACGTCACACTCGCGCCGGGATACTACCACCTGGGTGCACTGAACATCTCGTTCACCCCGGACGAGCCGGGTCACTACGACCTCGAGTTAGGTGATCGGAACGCCGGCTGGGTGGACGTCGAACCTGCCGAGTCCGATATCCAGGTCATCGCCGCTTCGAGCACGGAGACCGAGTTGATCGAAGGCGAGGAGATGCACGTGATCGGCAGCATTTACCAGGCAGGCAATATCGAAGGAACCGAAGAGATCGAGTTAACGGCGACGCACAACGAGACGGGTGAGACCGAAGTGGTGGGAACCCAGAACGTGACAGTCGCGCCAGGATACTACCACCTGGGTGCACTGAATATCACCTTCACCCCGGACGAACCAGGTCACTACGACCTGCAACTGGGTGATCGGAACGCCGGCTGGGTGGATGTCGAACCCGCTGAGTCCGATATCCAGGTGATTGCGGCATCCACTGCTGACACCGAACTGATCGAGGGCGAGGAGACGTACGTGATCGGGTCGGTCTACCAGGCAGGGAACGTGGAGGGAACTGAAGAGATCGAACTGACGGCAACGCATAACGAGACAGGCGAGACCGAAGTGGTGGGAACCCAGAACGTGACGCTCGCACCGGGTTACTACCACCTGGGAGCGATCAACATCACCTTCACCCCGGACGAGCCAGGTCACTACGATCTCAAGTTAGGTGATCGGAACGCCGGCTGGGTGGATGTCGAACCCGCTGAGTCCGATATCCAGGTGATTGCGGCGTCAACTTCTGACGTCGAACTGATCGAAGGCGAGGAGACGTACGTGATCGGGTCGGTCTACCAGGCAGGGAACGTGGAGGGAACTGAAGAGATCGAACTGACGGCAACACACAACGAGACGGGTGAGACCGAAGTGGTGGGAACCCAGAACGTGACACTCGCGCCAGGATACTACCACCTGGGAGGGATTAACATCACCTTCACGCCGGACGAACCGGGCCACTACGACCTCGAACTGGGTGATCGGAACGCCGGCTGGGTGGACGTCGAGCCGGCCGTAACGGACATTCAGGTGATCGCGGCGTCGACTTCTGACGTCGAACTGATCGAAGGCGAGGAAACGCACGTGATCGGGTCGATCTACCAGGCCGGCAATATCGAGGGAACTGAAGAGATCGAATTGACGGCAACGCACAACGAGACAGGCGAGACCGAAGTGGTGGGAACCCAGAACGTGACGCTCGCGCCGGGATACTACCACCTGGGAGGGATTAACATCACCTTCACCCCGGACGAACCGGGCCACTACGACCTCGAACTCGATGGCCGGAATGCCGGCTGGGTGGACGTCGAGGAAGCCGTCACCGACATTCAGGTGATCGCGGCGTCCGCGTCGGACATCGAGATTTCCGAGAACGAGGAGACCTACGTGGTCGGGTCGGTCTACCAGGCGGGCAATATCGAAGGAACCGAAGAGATCGAGCTGACGGCGACCCACGAGGACGGTACAGAGACGGTCGTGGGAACCCAGGACGTGACGCTCGCGCCGGGATACTATCATCTGGGCGCATTGAACGTGACGTTCGAACCCGAACAGAGCGGCAACTACACCCTCGAACTCGGTGGCACGTACGCAGGAACGGTGTACGTCGAGGAGATCGTCACAGACATCCAGGTCATCGCGGCATCTACCGCCGACGTCGAACTGATCGAGGGCGAGGAGACCTACGTGATCGGCAGCGTCTACCAGAACGGAAGCGACACCGCGACCGAGGAGATCGAGCTGACCGCGACCAATCAGGAGACGAACGAGACGCACGTCGTCGGCAGCCAGGAGGTGACGGTCGCGCCGGGATACTACCACCTCGGGGCGATCAACATCACCTTCACACCGGACGAGCCGGGGACGTACGACCTCGAACTCGATGGCCGGAACGCCGGTTTCGTGGAGGTAGAACCAGCGGTCTCGGATATTCAGGTAATCGCAGCGTCGACTGCTGACACCGAACTGATCGAGGGTGAGGAGACGTACGTGATCGGGTCGATCTACCAGGCCGGCAATGTCGATGGGACCGAAGAAATCGAACTGACGGCGACACACAATGAGACGGGCGAAACGGAGGTTATCGCCAGCCAGGAAGTCACGCTCGCGCCGGGATACTACCACCTGGGAGCGATCAACATCACCTTCACACCGGACGAGCCGGGCCACTACGACCTCGAACTCGATGGCCGGAATGCCGGCTGGGTGGACGTCGAACCTGCCGAGTCCGATATCCAGGTGATTGCAGCGTCCACCGCTGACGTCGAACTGATCGAAGGCGAGGAAACGCACGTGATCGGATCGATCTACCAGGCGGGCAATGTCGAGGGAACCGAAGAGATCGAACTGACGGCAACGCACAACGAGACGGGTGAGACCGAAGTGGTAGGAACCCAGAACGTAACGCTCGCACCGGGTTACTACCACCTCGGGGCGATCAACATCACCTTCACACCGGACGAACCGGGTCACTACGACCTCGAACTCGATGGCCGGAGCGCCGGCTGGGTGGACGTCGAACCTGCCGAGTCCGATATCCAGGTGATTGCAGCGTCCACCGCTGACGTCGAACTGATCGAGGGTGAGGAGACGTACGTCATCGGGTCGATCTACCAGGCGGGCAATATCGGAGGAACCGAAGAGATCGAACTGACGGCGACGCACAACGAGACGGGCGAAACGGAGGTTATCGCCAGCCAGGAAGTCACGCTCGAGCCGGGATACTACCACCTGGGGGCGATCAACATCACCTTCACACCGGACGAGCCAGGCCACTACGACCTCGAGTTAGGTGATCGGAACGCCGGCTGGGTGGACGTCGAACCCGCCGAGTCCGATATCCGGGTAATCGCGGCAGCTGCCACCGAGAGCGAGATTGCCTACGGCCAGGATACGCACGTGGTCGGGTCAGTCTACCAGGCCGGCAATATCGAGGGAACCGAAGAGATCGAGCTGACGGCAACGCACAACGAGACAGGTGAGACCGAAGTGGTGGGAACCCAGAACGTGACGCTCGCGCCGGGATTCTACCACCTCGGGGCTCTGAACATCTCGTTCACACCGGATGAGCCGGGACACTACGACCTGCAGTTGGGTGAAAGGAACGCCGGTTGGGTCGACGTTTCCGATCCAGTAGTCGAACCGACCATCGTCGACGTCGACGGCTACTCGACAGAGACCGACCCCGCAACCGGAAACGGCGTGGTGTACGCGAACGACGACGCCAGCGTGACGATCGACGTCGAGGCCGACCTCGACCTGACGACGGTGACGCTGTTGATCGACTCGCTCGAGACAACGTACATCGTCCCCGCGGACGCGACCCACGACGCTGGGGACACCTGGATTGCTGACGTTCCGTTCGGGAACCTCCCCGACGACGGCGAGTACGCGCTGTCGGTCATTGCGGTCGACGAACTCAATCACGCGGGAACGGTCGACGCCGACGAGACGCTCGTGATCGACCGCGAGGATCCAACGCTGTCGGTCAGCCTCGAGGACGTCACCGGCGACGACGCCACTATCATCGTCGAAAGTGACGAACCGCTCGTGGACGCCCCCGAGATCGAAGTGACCGTCGAGGACATCTCCAGTAGCGTGTCTACGATGGGCGACGATCCGTCGGTGACGATCGACTCGAGCAACACTGACAACACGACCTTCACGGGAACGCTCACCTTCGGCGACGAGTCGGGCGAGTACACCGTCGACGTGATCGGAACCGATCGGGCGGGCAACGAGGGCACTGCCTCGACCGACGTGGTTCACTACCCGTTCACGCTCGAGAATGACGTTATCGAGATCGAAGGACTCGACGTGCAGATCGTCCTCGACGTCGTCGACGATGTCGATGCGGCCGTTAAGGCTGAGAACCTGGCGCTTGCACTCGCCGAGAGCACAGCTAACGCGAACCTCGATGACGGCGCCCACGGCGTCGGCTTCTTGCAGACCGAACTGCCCGGACTGCTCGACGTCCACCTCGAGGGGGCCGAGATCGCAATGCCGATCGACGAGGCGGATCTCCCAACCGGATTCGACGCATCGGACGTCGAGATGCAACACTACGACTCGGCCACCGGCGAGTGGTCGACGGTCGAGGACACGTCCCTCGACTACGAGCTAGGCGACGATCCGTATCTCGTCGCCGACGTGTCGGGCTTCTCGACCTACGGGGCCGTAATCCCCGACACGACGGCGCCGACGATTGATTCGATTGGGGTCGCCGACGGCCACGAGTTCGACGCGGGAACCGAGACCGTGAGCCTCGAGTTCGCCTACGAGGATGACCTCTCGGGCGTCGACGTGGGCTCGATCGAGTTACTCGTCGACGGCGAGCTACAGACCGATCCCGAGCAGACGGCGATCGGTTCGAGTGGAGCAACTCACATCCATCAGGTTGCCGACGGTGGAAGCTACACCGTGATACTCCACGTCGCAGACGAGGCGGGTAACGATGCGACCGAGACGGTGACGTTCTCGGTCGCGGAGTCGGACGAGGACGATGATGATGCAGACGACTCGGACGACACAGACGACTCGGACGACACAGACGACTCGGACGACACGGACGACACAGACGACTCGGACGACACAGACGACACAGACGACACAGACGACAAAGACGACAAAGACGACACAGACGACTCGGACGACAAAGACGACAAAGACGACAAAGACGACAAAGACGACTCGGACGATTCGGACGACGCAGATGACTCGCAGGACGACGGTGGTGACGCAGACGGGGATGACAGTTCCGTTGACGACGATCCGTCTGACACGGACAGGGACGACGAGGCTCCGGAAGACGACGATGACGGATCCCCAGAAGTAGATGACGCCGATGAAGCCCCGGAAGACGATGACGACAGCATTCCTGGCTTCGGCGTAGTCGTCGCCCTGATCGCCGTACTGTCAGTACTCTGTGTGCGTCTCCGCGGAGCGGCTATCGATCGATCGTCACTGGCGTGA
- a CDS encoding DUF5615 family PIN-like protein, whose translation MRILCDQNVNAKYTESFRQTEWITVSTVRDELSQDARDDEIGRYAEANDWVIFTEDDDHLEYDQNRGVILYHQNELPSPANVVSALEVIDTVYKNHREIREFVPGDWV comes from the coding sequence GTGCGAATCTTGTGCGATCAGAACGTCAACGCGAAGTATACCGAATCGTTTCGCCAAACGGAGTGGATTACCGTTTCTACAGTCCGTGATGAACTCTCACAAGATGCGCGTGACGACGAAATCGGTCGGTACGCCGAAGCGAACGACTGGGTCATTTTCACTGAAGATGACGACCATCTCGAGTACGACCAAAACCGTGGAGTGATATTATACCACCAGAACGAGTTGCCGTCTCCTGCAAACGTCGTCTCAGCGTTAGAGGTAATCGATACTGTCTACAAAAATCATAGAGAGATTCGCGAGTTCGTTCCTGGAGACTGGGTCTGA
- a CDS encoding DUF433 domain-containing protein, producing MSAETIRLTRETDEWVAIDEKTGIEGRGKTRQQALEQLDEGVAQHGETPIVKTPEILGGKPRIDGTRIGVFTIGESIRDGEQTIEDILEGYPDLSRHQVAAALEYYDAHPEVMDVIRNQREATKHRLRVQSRAPNTEDSETGA from the coding sequence ATGAGTGCAGAAACGATTCGACTGACCCGAGAGACCGACGAATGGGTCGCTATCGATGAAAAAACCGGCATTGAGGGGCGTGGGAAAACTCGACAACAGGCACTCGAACAACTCGATGAAGGAGTTGCACAACACGGAGAGACACCGATCGTGAAAACACCGGAGATCCTCGGTGGGAAGCCTCGGATCGATGGGACACGTATCGGTGTTTTCACGATTGGTGAAAGTATCCGTGATGGTGAGCAGACGATCGAAGATATTCTGGAGGGATACCCTGATTTGTCGCGCCACCAGGTGGCTGCCGCTCTCGAGTACTACGATGCCCATCCTGAAGTGATGGATGTCATCCGTAACCAGCGGGAAGCAACGAAGCACAGGCTTCGTGTCCAGAGCCGTGCTCCAAACACAGAGGACTCCGAAACGGGAGCCTAA